A region of the Bosea sp. BIWAKO-01 genome:
ATGGCGAAGAAGCCGGGCGCGATGGCGATGATGTAGAGGAACACCGTGACGACCAGCCCGGCCATGGCGAGGTGGTGGCGCTTGAACGCCCACCAGACGAGCTGCCATTGCGAGGCGACGGCCAGCCGCTTGCTGTCGACGGATGAGAGGGCAGCGTCGGTCATTGTCTATTCCAGCCTGATGCGTGGATCGACGAGGGCGAGCAGGATGTCGCTGATCAGCGAGCCGATCAGCGTGAGCGTGCAGATCAGCAGCACGAAGGCGCCGGCCAGATACATGTCCTGGCTCATCAGCGACTGGAGCAGGAGCGGCCCCGCGGTCGGCAGGCTCAGCACGATGGCGACGATGATCGAGCCGGAGACGAGGTTCGGCAGCAGCCAGGAAATCGTCGAGATGAACGGGTTGAGCGCGAGGCGGAGCGGGTATTTCACCAGCAGGTGGAATTCCGAGAGGCCCTTGGCGCGCGCGGTCGTGACATAGGGTTTGTTGAGCTCGTCCAGCATGTTGGCGCGCATGACGCGGATCAGGCTGGCGGTGCCCGAGACGGCCAGGATGATGACCGGAATCCAGAGATGCTGCAGCAGGTCGATGACCTTGCCGATGCTCCAGGGCGCCGTGACATACTGCTCGGAGAAGAGCCCGCCGACCTCCTGCCCGAACTCGACCGCCGCGACATACATCAGCACGAGCGCGAGCAGGAAGCTCGGGATGGCAAGGCCGAGGAAGCTGAAGAAGGTGACGATATAGTCGCCGATCGAATATTTCTTGACCGCCGAGAACACGCCGATCGGCAGCGCGATGCCCCAGGTCGCGAGCAGCGTCGAGAAGGTCAGCACCAGGGTCAGCGCCATCCGTTCCCAGATCAGGTCGCTGACCGGCTGCTGCCATTCGAAGCTGAGGCCGAAATCGCCTCTGAGCACGATGCCGCTGATCCACTTGAAATATTGGACGATCATCGGCTGGTCGAGCCCGAAGCGAACCCGCAGATCGGCAGCCGTGTTCTGGTCGACCACTTCGTTCGAGGCGGCGAGCGTCGCGATATAGGTCGTGACGAAGTCGCCCGGCGGGAGCTGGATCAGCACGAAGGCAAGAAAGCTGACGACGATCAGCGAGGGCACCATCCAGAGGAGGCGCTTGGCGATGAAGCGAAGCATGGCACTGCCTGTCTCGATTGGAGGAGCCCGGTCGCGCCGACGGCGCCGCCGGGCTCCCGCCGATCAGGTCGCGAAGAAGAACTGCTGCGGCAGGGCCGGGCCGGGATTGGGCCAGGTCCAGGCGTTCGGATACTTCTGCGGCACGTTCTGCAGGTTGTTCTTGCAGATGCCGAAGGCGTTGACCGCCAGGCAGATGCCGATCGTCTCGAACGCCTCAGCCGTCAGGTCGAAGACGTGCTTCATGAGCGCCGCGCGCTTCTCCAGGTCGGCGGTGGCGCGGGCCTGATCGAAGAGCTTCATCCGCTGCTTCTGGCCCTCCGGCGGCTCCTGGCCGTCCTTGCCGCCCGAAACGTACCATTGCGCCCACGGAATCGCGTAGCGCGAGCCCTGGGTGTGCTGGGCGAAATAGTCGCGCGGATCGAGCATCGGATCGAGCCCGCCGGGCCCCGGCCAGACGGCGGCGTCATGGTCGTTATTGTCGCCGCGCGTGTAGTAGAGCGCGCGCTCGATCGTATTGACCTTGATGTCGACGCCGATCTCGGCCCAGTGGCGCTTCACCAGTTCGAGCGCGTCGACCTCGTCGGGATACAGGGTCGGGATCACGTCGATGGCGAAGAAGATCCTCTGCCCGTCCGGCCGCAGCCTGATGCCGTTGGCGTCCTTCTTGGCGTAACCGAGCTTGTCTAGGATGGCGTTGGCCTGGGCCGGGTCGTGGCTGGTGAACTGCTCGGACAGGCCCGCATGATACCAGGGGTGGCCCGGGCGCGGTCCGGTCTGGTGCGGCTGCGACTGGCCGAGATAGACGAGGTCGATGATTTCCTTGCGGTCCATGCCCAGCGAGAGCGCCTTGCGGAACTCCTTGTTGGCGAACATCTCCCGCATCTTCGCGTCCTTGTGCGTCATGTTCAGGTAGATCTGAACCTGCTGCGACGAGGAGCTGACCAGCTCGATCAGGCGGTAGCCGCCCTTCTGCATGTTCTGCGACAGAGTCGGCTTGTTCTGGAGCGTGTCGAGATGGCGCTCCTGGATGTCGAGGCGCCCGGAAATCGCGTCCAGCATCAGCGACTCGACGTCCTGCGAGATGCTGAAACTGAGCCTGTCGATATAGGGTAGCTGGTTGCCGGCGGTGTCGACCTGCCAGAAATAGGGATTGCGCTCCATCACCACGCGCGTCGCGCCGCCGGTATAGGGCTCCTTGATGACCCAGGGGTCGAGCGTCGGCTTGTCGGCATTGCCCCAGCGCGACGGAATCTCGATATCGCCGCACTTGTTGCGGAACAGCGTGCCCCAGTCGGAGAGGTTCGCCGCCTTGACCAGCTCCGCCACGCCGGGATTGTACTTCGGATGGAACTGGCTGCAGTAGTGCTTGGCGAACAGCGTCGGATGCTGCCCGAGCGGGGTCGCCATCATCTCGAGGAACAGGGCATAGGGGCTGGCGAAGGTGAACTTGACCGTGGTTTCGTCGATCCTGGTCGCGGTGCCCGCCTTGTTGTCGATCACGATCGGCGAAGGGGCCGACTTGTAGAGCTCGGTATTCTTGGCGCAGTCCTCGATCGAGAAGACGACGTCATCGGCCGTGAACGGCTTGCCGTCGGACCATTTCATGCCCTTGCGGAGATGGAAGGTGAACTCGGTCGAATCCGCGTTGACCTCCCATTTGTCGGCCACGTTCGGCAGGACTGCGGTGAAGGCAAGGTTCCAGCGTACGAGGCCCTGGTTGCCGACCATGCGCAGGATGCCGTTATGGTCGGACGAGCCGCGCAGGCCCCGCCTGAGCGAGCCGCCATAGCGGCCGACCTTCTCCACCGTGATGACCAGCGGATTTCCCGAGATGCGCTCGGCCAGCGGTGGCAGCTTGCCTTCGGCCGCAAGCTTCGCGAGAGCCGGCGCTTCCTTGGCCGCCTGGGCGAAAGCCATATCGGGCAGGGCCGAGAGCGCGGTGGCGCCGGCAAGCCCCTTCAGCATGTCGCGACGATCGAGGCCTGGGCGCAGACGTGGTCCGTGTTCGGTATCCCTGCTCATGCTTTCCTCCCGATAGAGATGATGCCCGGCCTTTCGGCTTTGTCGCCTTGGGTAGAATGGTCGCTGCCGCCTTTCGGCTCACCTCATGCCAGCTCGATCCGCATCGTGGCCGAGATCGCCTCGCCGGCGCGCAGCACCCGGGCGCCAGTGCCCGCCTTTCCTGAAGCCGCGAGGTTGAAGGCGTCGGCGACATGGCTCACCGGCTCGAGGCACAGGTAGCGCCCGCCGGCCGGGACGTGGAACACGAGGTGGTCGAGCGGGGCGTTCGCCTCGATCACGACCCGCGTGCCATCGCGCCGATCGAGCGACGCCGTTCCGCCCCAGCCGGCGTGATAGGTCGTGACCTCATCCTCGCCATGGCGCGAATCGTGGAGGCGGGCACTGCCCGTGAGCGTCAAAAGCTCCCGGCCGCAGCCGTTGGCATCCGCTTTCCACACGGCATCGGCGGCAAAGCTGATGCGGTCGCCCTGCGATACCGCGAAATAGGGATGAAGCCCCAGGCCGATCGGCATCGGTGACGCTGCCCGGCTTTCGACGCCGATTTCGTGGGTCACGCCGGACGCGTCCAGCGTGATGCGCTGGATGGCCTCGAATTCCCAGGGCCAGGCATCCGGAGCGCTCTCCGGGGCGTGCCGATAGCGCATCTCGACCTGCACCTGCGAGTGCCGGGTCATGGTCCATGGCCGCATCTGGCAGAAGCCATGCAGCGCATGGGGCGCCGCGGCCGGGTGCGGCGCAAGCGCGACCGGGGTTTCGCCAAACCGGAACGCGGCTCCGCGGATGCGGTTGGAAAACGGAACGAGCGGATAGGTGCCGGCCTTCGGCCAGAACAGCGGGTCGAAGCCGGTCTCAGGCAGCGGCACCAGCACGTCGGTGCGGCCGCCCCCGGGCTCCTCCCGCCACAGCGACGCGAGCCGCCCGCCATCGAGCGGCCTCACGCTCGCGCGCATCCGTCCCGCCGCCAGGGCGTGGACGTGAGGCGAGGCCTCTGCCGAACGGAGTGGTGACGTCGTCGCGTCCACCATTGCCACGTTTCGTCCCCACTGAGCCGGGAGAACCCCGATCTTGGGGAAAGGCTAGGAGTGGCTGCGCAGGCTGTCAACGACCATTCTTACTATGTATGAAAAGGTGAGTTGCTTCTCACGTTGCGCAGCGGTAATTCTCACATTGTGATACTGAGCCATTGCGGCCGATTGCGTGTCTGCGTAAGCTTTGGCCCGCTCCGCCTCAGCCCGCTCCGACAGGCCGCCCCCGTCTCATGCGTCATCGCCTCGTCAGCCTCGAACCGGATGTCGCGCCCGAAGACGAGGGGCAGAAGGGCAGCGCCGTCACCGAGATTCGCGGCACGAGGCTCGTCGGCAAGGCGCTGAACCTGATCGATCTGATCGCAGCCTCGCCGGGCGAACACAGGGCGCAGACCCTGGCCGACGAGCTGGGCGTTCCGCGCAGCACGGTCTACCGCATCATCAACACGTTGCAGCAGCGCGGCCTGGTGCGCGTCGAGGCGAGCGGGCAGGGCTATTTCCCGGGCTTCCGGTTCCTCGAATACGCCCAGGCCGTCTGGCCGATGCCGGACCTGCCGATGCTCGCCATGACGGAGATCCGCTGGCTTCACGAGCTCAGCGGGGAGACCGTCTATTTCGCCGCGCCGGGCGGCACCAACATGATCATCATCCAGAAGATCATGAGCCTTTATCCGATCAGCACGGGAGCTCCGCTCGGCAGCCTGCGGCCGCTCTATTGCTCCGGGATGGGCAAGGCGCATCTCGCGGCGCTCGCACCTGCCGAGCGTGAGGCCCTGATCGGCCGCATGAGCTTCGAGCGCGTCACGGACCGCACGATCACGGATCCGGCCCAGCTGCGCTCGCAGCTCGATGTCTTCCGGCAGCGGGGATACGCGATCGATGACGAGGAGTTCATGGAGGGGGTTCGCTGCGTCAGCGCCGCCGTGCCGGGCGAGGGCGACGTCCCGCTCGGAGCCTTCACGGTATCTGGCCCCTGCTATCGGATGACGCTGGAGCGGGTGCACCAGCTCGGGCCCGAGGTTGCGACCGCCGCCCGGCGGCTCGGTGAGGCCGTCAGGCGGCAGGGCGGGGTGCGTCCGCGCGCCAGGCCCGATGGCGCAGAAGTGCCGCTCGCCGCCATCGGGCGTTCCTTCCTGGGAAAGTCGCCGAGCTGGGATGCAGAGACGGGTTCGCTGCTCTGGCTGGATGCGCTGGCACCTGCGATCATGCGTGCGGGAGCCGGTGAATCCGGGGCTCCGTCCCGCTCGGAGGTGATGGCGAAGTTTACCGCGCCTGCGATGGCCCTGACCCCGATCGGCGAGGGCCGCTGGTTCGTGGCGACGGAAAAGGGCGCCATGACCGTCGACCGCAATGCACACTTCGCCTCCCTGGACCCGCCCTTGCCGTTGGAATTGCTGGCCGGGATCTCGTCCGCTTGCCATGGGCCGGATGGGCAGATCTGGTTCGGGACCGGCGAAACGTCGTCCTCTCCTGCCGGACCCGGCCTGTACCGGCTTGCGGCCGGGAAACCTGTTCTGGAGGCGGAATTGCCGGCCGCCGCCACCGATATCCTGATCGACCCGGTCGGGCATCATCTCTATGCGGCCTTGAGAGCTGCAGGCGAGATCATCCGCGTCCGGATCGCCCCAGACGGAAAATGCGCGGGCCAGGAGCTGGTCGCGCGGGTCGACGCCATCCATGGCCGCCCCATGGCCCTGGCCCTGGAGGAGCCTGATCATCTCTGGGTTGCCCTCTGGGATGGCTGGAGCCTGGCGCGTCTGCGGCGCGACGGTTCCGACATGCGGCTCCTGTCCCTGCCGGTGCCGCGTCCCACCGGACTGGCCTTCGGCGGGCAGGGCGGGGACCTGCTCTATGTCACGAGTGGCCGGATTGGACTGACGCCGCAGCAGATTGCCGAAGCCCCGGCATCCGGGAGCGTCTTTGCCCTCGACAGGCGGCTTCGTGCCGCCCTGCTGCGCTGAACCGGAGACGCATCGGACCCACTCGTTCCAAGAACAAAAGCCGGGAGAGGACGCATGGTACAGCAAGAGCCGACCGTCATTCGCAACCTTCTGATCACGGGCGGCGCCGGCAATATCGGGCGAAAACTGCGCCAGGAACTCGGCGCGCGCTTCACGCGCATCCGCATTCTCGACACTGTGGCTCCAACCGCCCTTGCCGCCAACGAGGAGGCCGTACAGGCCGATATCTCCGACATCGCCGCCGTCGAGCGGGCCATGACGGGCATGGATGCAGTGATCCACATGGCGGGTGTCGTGCGCGAAGCGCCGTTCGAGGCCATCCTGCAGGCCAATGTCGTCGGCACCTGGAATGTCTATGAAGCGGCGCGACGCCGGGGCGTCGGGCGCGTCGTCTTCGGTTCGAGCAACCATGCCGTCGGCTTCTATCCCAGGCATCAGCGCCTCGACGAGACGGTCCTGCCGCGGCCGGACGGCCGCTACGGGCTCAGCAAATGCTGGGGGGAGGCGGTTGGCGCGCTCTATGCCGACAAATACGGCATCCGCAGCATGCATGTGCGGATCGGCAATGCCGCCGACATCCCCGGCAATGCCCGCACGCTGAAGATCTGGATCAGCGGACGCGATCTCGCCCAGCTCTGCCTGATCGGGCTGGAGCATCCCGACATCCACAACACCATCGTCTACGGCGTCTCGGACAATGCCGGCGGCTGGTACGACAATGCCGTCGCCCATCGGCTGGGCTACAGGCCCCAGGATCATGCCGAGGACTACACGCAGGAGGCCATGGCAGGGGAGGCCGAGCTCACGCACGAGCCGCCCGCACTCTATTTCCAGGGCGGCGGCTTCTGCTCCCTCGAATATGCCGGCGCGCCCGTTCCTCCGACCGCGCCAGTTGCATGAGCAGCCAGCTCGCCCCCCGACGATCCAGCTCACTGACCCCACCTTGCCCCCCATCCTGCCGAGGCCTCAGATGCGCATCATCGATGTCCGTATCACTCCGATTGCCTTCCGCGACCCGCCGCTTCTGAATGTATCCGGCGTGCACGAGCCCTGGGCCCTGCGCAGCATCATCGAGATCGAAACCGCCGACGGCCATGTCGGGCTCGGCGAGAGCTATGGCGACCTGGAAACCCTGGCCAATCTGGGCAAGGCGAAAGCCGGCCTGGTCGGGCTCGATCCCTTCGACCTGAACGGGCTGACGCGCGTCGTCTATGCGGCGGTCGGCGACAACCCGGATCCCGGCCAGACCTTCGGGCCGGCCGGCGACAAAGCCCGCGCCTCGGCGCTCGCCGCCTTCGAGGTCGCCTTCCTCGATCTCCAGGGCCAGATCACCGGCCGCCCGCTCTACGACATCCTTGGCGGCAAGCTGCGCGACCGGGTGCCCTACAGCGCCTATCTCTTCTACAAGTTCGCACGGCACAAGGATGATCCCGGTTATCCCGCCGATGATTGGGGCGAGGCGCTCAGCCATGAGCAGATGGTC
Encoded here:
- a CDS encoding ABC transporter substrate-binding protein, producing MSRDTEHGPRLRPGLDRRDMLKGLAGATALSALPDMAFAQAAKEAPALAKLAAEGKLPPLAERISGNPLVITVEKVGRYGGSLRRGLRGSSDHNGILRMVGNQGLVRWNLAFTAVLPNVADKWEVNADSTEFTFHLRKGMKWSDGKPFTADDVVFSIEDCAKNTELYKSAPSPIVIDNKAGTATRIDETTVKFTFASPYALFLEMMATPLGQHPTLFAKHYCSQFHPKYNPGVAELVKAANLSDWGTLFRNKCGDIEIPSRWGNADKPTLDPWVIKEPYTGGATRVVMERNPYFWQVDTAGNQLPYIDRLSFSISQDVESLMLDAISGRLDIQERHLDTLQNKPTLSQNMQKGGYRLIELVSSSSQQVQIYLNMTHKDAKMREMFANKEFRKALSLGMDRKEIIDLVYLGQSQPHQTGPRPGHPWYHAGLSEQFTSHDPAQANAILDKLGYAKKDANGIRLRPDGQRIFFAIDVIPTLYPDEVDALELVKRHWAEIGVDIKVNTIERALYYTRGDNNDHDAAVWPGPGGLDPMLDPRDYFAQHTQGSRYAIPWAQWYVSGGKDGQEPPEGQKQRMKLFDQARATADLEKRAALMKHVFDLTAEAFETIGICLAVNAFGICKNNLQNVPQKYPNAWTWPNPGPALPQQFFFAT
- a CDS encoding NAD(P)-dependent oxidoreductase; translation: MRNLLITGGAGNIGRKLRQELGARFTRIRILDTVAPTALAANEEAVQADISDIAAVERAMTGMDAVIHMAGVVREAPFEAILQANVVGTWNVYEAARRRGVGRVVFGSSNHAVGFYPRHQRLDETVLPRPDGRYGLSKCWGEAVGALYADKYGIRSMHVRIGNAADIPGNARTLKIWISGRDLAQLCLIGLEHPDIHNTIVYGVSDNAGGWYDNAVAHRLGYRPQDHAEDYTQEAMAGEAELTHEPPALYFQGGGFCSLEYAGAPVPPTAPVA
- a CDS encoding ABC transporter permease; its protein translation is MLRFIAKRLLWMVPSLIVVSFLAFVLIQLPPGDFVTTYIATLAASNEVVDQNTAADLRVRFGLDQPMIVQYFKWISGIVLRGDFGLSFEWQQPVSDLIWERMALTLVLTFSTLLATWGIALPIGVFSAVKKYSIGDYIVTFFSFLGLAIPSFLLALVLMYVAAVEFGQEVGGLFSEQYVTAPWSIGKVIDLLQHLWIPVIILAVSGTASLIRVMRANMLDELNKPYVTTARAKGLSEFHLLVKYPLRLALNPFISTISWLLPNLVSGSIIVAIVLSLPTAGPLLLQSLMSQDMYLAGAFVLLICTLTLIGSLISDILLALVDPRIRLE
- a CDS encoding IclR family transcriptional regulator C-terminal domain-containing protein, with the protein product MRHRLVSLEPDVAPEDEGQKGSAVTEIRGTRLVGKALNLIDLIAASPGEHRAQTLADELGVPRSTVYRIINTLQQRGLVRVEASGQGYFPGFRFLEYAQAVWPMPDLPMLAMTEIRWLHELSGETVYFAAPGGTNMIIIQKIMSLYPISTGAPLGSLRPLYCSGMGKAHLAALAPAEREALIGRMSFERVTDRTITDPAQLRSQLDVFRQRGYAIDDEEFMEGVRCVSAAVPGEGDVPLGAFTVSGPCYRMTLERVHQLGPEVATAARRLGEAVRRQGGVRPRARPDGAEVPLAAIGRSFLGKSPSWDAETGSLLWLDALAPAIMRAGAGESGAPSRSEVMAKFTAPAMALTPIGEGRWFVATEKGAMTVDRNAHFASLDPPLPLELLAGISSACHGPDGQIWFGTGETSSSPAGPGLYRLAAGKPVLEAELPAAATDILIDPVGHHLYAALRAAGEIIRVRIAPDGKCAGQELVARVDAIHGRPMALALEEPDHLWVALWDGWSLARLRRDGSDMRLLSLPVPRPTGLAFGGQGGDLLYVTSGRIGLTPQQIAEAPASGSVFALDRRLRAALLR